In the genome of Pangasianodon hypophthalmus isolate fPanHyp1 chromosome 23, fPanHyp1.pri, whole genome shotgun sequence, one region contains:
- the si:ch73-345f18.3 gene encoding uncharacterized protein si:ch73-345f18.3 — MSCLSSLCCCLQSHFSEEERQPILGAPESARISHSPPNDSQHRNGRITVRRVGVPDLDQRFTDFEQTFNKQQEHYECMQEKWKTLMFRYRCAPDSSLSECLQKIKDEHDDHQISLQMKGFDFSLAVTPDDPMPDKLKRTQENIKELCQAVKAIVAVGPKLEEMINWLLKSEKSLTKKVKEEAKTYLESKRLRDNLRENLHKASRAKDLSPRYREEAGKLLNEVAQLSGVEL; from the exons ATGAGTTGTTTGagctctctgtgctgctgtctTCAGAGTCACTTCTCAGAGGAAGAG AGACAGCCTATACTTGGTGCACCAGAGTCTGCAAGAATATCTCATTCACCTCCTAATG ATTCCCAGCACAGAAATGGCAGGATTACTGTGCGGCGTGTTGGTGTTCCAGATCTGGATCAGCGCTTCACTGACTTTGAACAAACATTCAACAAGCAGCAGGAACACTATGAGTGTATGCAGGAAAAGTGGAAAACTCTGATGTTCCGCTATCGCTGTGCCCCTGACAGCAGCCTGTCCGAGTGCTTGCAGAAGATTAAGGATGAACATG ACGACCACCAGATCAGCCTGCAGATGAAAGGCTTTGACTTCAGCTTGGCTGTGACTCCAGACGATCCGATGCCTGACAAGCTGAAACGAACGCAGGAGAACATCAAGGAGCTGTGTCAAGCTGTCAAAGCCATCGTGGCAGTCGGTCCCAAGCTCGAGGAGATGATTAACTGGCTGTTGAAATCAGAAAAGAGCCTGACCAAGAAGGTGAAGGAGGAAGCTAAGACATACCTGGAGTCTAAACGACTCAGAGACAACTTGAGGGAGAATCTGCACAAGGCATCGAGAGCTAAAGATCTCAGTCCCCGCTACAGGGAAGAGGCTGGAAAACTTCTCAACGAGGTGGCCCAGCTGTCAGGGGTTGAGCTGTGA